TCGACGGCGACGAACTGTTGGCCTTCCTGGAATTGGCCAATTACGCCACGTTCAACGATTACGAGTCCGAGCTGATGCAACAACGCACCGGCTTGACGCTGGAACAAATCGCCGAAAAAGTCGATGCCTTGATCATCACCTTGGGCAGCAAGGGTTCGACTATCTATACCCAAGGCAAGTGCCTGGAAATTCCGCCGGCGACCCCGAAACAGGTGCTGGATCCCACCGGCTGCGGCGACGCCTATCGGGCCGGATTGCTGTACGGTTTGATGAACGACTACGACTGGGACGTGACCGGCCGCATCGCATCATTGTTGGGCGCCATCAAAATCGAACATAACGGCACCCAAAATCATGTGTTCAGCATGGCTGAATTTAAACAGCGTTATCAAGATATGTTCGGTTCCACGTTTTGAGTTTAGATAAAACCCGTGAATTACTGACCCTGATGGCCCGCCTGCGCGACCCGGAAACGGGTTGCGCCTGGGATGTTAAGCAGGATTTTGTCAGCCTGATTCCCTATACCATAGAAGAAGCCTACGAAGTGGCCGATGCCATCGAACGCAACGACTTCGACGACCTGCGGGGCGAGCTGGGCGACTTGCTGTTACAAGTGGTGTTTCATTCCCGGATTGCCGAAGAGCGCGGTTTGTTCGATTTCGAACAAGTGGCGGCCGGCATCTCGGAAAAACTGGTCAGCCGTCATCCGCATGTGTTTGCCGGTGTCAACTTCGAGACCGACGAACAACGCCAACAAGCCTGGGACGACGCCAAAGCCCAAGAAAGGCAACAGAAAAATACTGGAAACAAACCTGAAAGCGTACTGTCCGGTGTGGCGAAAAGCCTGCCCGCCTTGGTCGCCTGCGAGAAAATCCAAAACCGCGCCGCCAGCCACGGTTTCGACTGGCCGGATGTCGATCCGGTATTCGATAAAGTCGAAGAAGAACTACAGGAAGTGCACGAAGCTTGGCAATCCGGCGATCAAGCTCATGTTCAGGAAGAAGTCGGCGACCTGTTGCTGGTCGTCGTTAATCTGGCCAGACACCTGAAAGTGAATCCGGAAATCGCTCTGAAGGAAGCCACCAAAAAATTTACCCGCCGCTTCAATTACATCGAAAAGCAAATCGAAGCCAGCGGGCGGCAGTTGCGGGAGTGCGAACTGGCGGAGTTGGATGGCCTATGGCATGAAGCCAAACGCGTGCAGAAAAACCCGCGCTCAGGTACGCAATGAAGCATTCGATACGGTCTCTGACGCTGCTGGGCCTTTCGGTTTGCTGTCTACCATCGTTCGGCGGCGAAGTGCTGCGCCATATGTCCGATGAATTGGCCCCGGCCGTTTCCGAGCCGGTCAAGCCGGCCGAGAACGACAGACGGATTATTTACCGGGTGATCTGCACGCCGGGCGGCGAGGTGCTGCCGGATTGCGAGCAACCCGTTCACGATACCGAGTCGGTTATCAAACCCGCGCTCCAGCAAGATCCGGACTATCCCGTTGCCGAGGAACAAGTCCGGGAGGTAGAGAAAACCGTCCAGCCCGCCAAGACCAAAAAGTCTAAAAAAACCGCCGGTAAAAAGAAAACGGCGGCTAAAAAAGCGAAAAAAACCGCCAGCAAAAAAAAGGCCGCAACTAAAAAGAAATAGCGGTTTTGTGTTTATTAGGCAAACCGATTGCCTATGATCGTGGATGTTTTGCCGTTTTGTGTCAATGCGGTTGAATGCTGGCGCTTGCCAGTTGACCCAAATTCGATCGTCAAGCGTAAGCTGGGCAACGTTTTTCTGTCCATAGGGTAGAGTTGAAGCCTTCGTTTTCCCGTGGACACAAACAGCGGTGCCCACCCTACTAGACTTTGTAACGATGGTATACGGAAAGGAAAAATGAATGAATATCAGGACTTTATTGTATCGAAGTAAATTTTACGGTAGATATACTGTTAACTATCTAATTACTTGTTATGCAATGAAGGGGGAAATTTGATTATTTCATTTTTAAATCAAAATCAATCGAGTAAAACGGAAGAGTCTCGTTGGTTTCATCATTGCACCGAGAAAAATATCCCTTATGTAATTACTCGCAAACGTACATCATTAGGGGATATAGAATGGGACTATGTTACATTACACCCGGAGAGTGATGTTTTCTTACGTTCCCAAAAAGAGTTTATTGAACATGAGCTGAATGCGCTGTTTAAATATTACCAACATGATGCAAAAACAATTGAGCATCTTGGTTCTCTAACCGGTTACGTAAAAAATTTACCCATTGAGCATGTCAATGATTTTGCAACTGATGTATGTAATACTCTTACAGAAGCCTATAACAGACATGTTAAGAGTGCATAACAACCGCATTAATTCCGACCTTCGCCGCGATGCGGCTCAGTCTGGTTATGCGGAGCGTTAGCTGTACAAGGTATACATGAACTGTAGCGATTTTAAAAAATATTGGATCGAAGGCGACATCAATGATCTTGATGCCGATCTTCAAGAAAAGGTTCTAGATCACTTTCATTCATGCGAGGCATGTAGCGATGCAGCTTTGGCAGCTACATTAGAAAATCGCGGAGTAAAGGTATGTGATTACCCTTGTGTGCATATGGCCCAATACGCAGAATTTTATTGTGAGCAGCATCCTGATGCAAAAGATTGCCATGATGCTGTAATCCATTACGATGAAGTATTTGATGAATATTCAATTCCTCACGGTGATGGTGCCAGCCAAATGACAATAAAAAACTGCCCATGGTGT
This sequence is a window from Methylomonas methanica MC09. Protein-coding genes within it:
- the mazG gene encoding nucleoside triphosphate pyrophosphohydrolase, with the protein product MSLDKTRELLTLMARLRDPETGCAWDVKQDFVSLIPYTIEEAYEVADAIERNDFDDLRGELGDLLLQVVFHSRIAEERGLFDFEQVAAGISEKLVSRHPHVFAGVNFETDEQRQQAWDDAKAQERQQKNTGNKPESVLSGVAKSLPALVACEKIQNRAASHGFDWPDVDPVFDKVEEELQEVHEAWQSGDQAHVQEEVGDLLLVVVNLARHLKVNPEIALKEATKKFTRRFNYIEKQIEASGRQLRECELAELDGLWHEAKRVQKNPRSGTQ
- a CDS encoding DUF6980 family protein, which translates into the protein MNCSDFKKYWIEGDINDLDADLQEKVLDHFHSCEACSDAALAATLENRGVKVCDYPCVHMAQYAEFYCEQHPDAKDCHDAVIHYDEVFDEYSIPHGDGASQMTIKNCPWCGTKLPASKRDLWFSKLESLGFDDPWDQEIPKEFKSKLWRQHS